A section of the Malania oleifera isolate guangnan ecotype guangnan chromosome 2, ASM2987363v1, whole genome shotgun sequence genome encodes:
- the LOC131148412 gene encoding secreted RxLR effector protein 161-like, whose product MDKCSASPIPIHKGDKFSLMQCPKNDIERRQMKDVPYAFVVGSLMYAQTCTRPDISFAVGMLGRYQSNPGMIHWKATKKVLRYLQGTKDYKLMYQRSDHLKVVGYSDFDFSRCVDIRKSTFGYVYLLAVGAISWKSAKQSIITASTMEAEFVACFEAIIQANWLRNFISSL is encoded by the coding sequence ATGGACAAATGCTCAGCATCACCCATTCCAATTCATAAAGGAGACAAGTTCAGTCTCATGCAATGTCCTAAAAATGATATAGAACGAAGGCAAATGAAGGATGTTCCTTATGCATTTGTTGTTGGGAGCTTGATGTATGCTCAGACGTGCACAAGGCCTGACATTAGCTTTGCAGTTGGAATGCTAGGTAGATATCAAAGTAATCCAGGAATGATTCACTGGAAGGCTACAAAGAAAGTTCTAAGATACTTGCAAGGAACAAAAGATTACAAGCTTATGTATCAAAGGTCTGATCATCTTAAGGTGGTTGGGTATTCGGATTTTGATTTTTCTAGATGTGTGGATATAAGAAAGTCCACATTTGGCTATGTATACTTGCTAGCTGTAGGAGCAATTTCATGGAAAAGTGCGAAGCAGTCAATAATTACTGCAtccactatggaagctgaatttgtagCTTGCTTTGAGGCCATAATTCAGGCTAATTGGTTGCGGAACTTTATTTCAAGCCTTTGA
- the LOC131148914 gene encoding tyrosine-sulfated glycopeptide receptor 1-like isoform X2, protein MFSIFPWILFSCLIPPLLSYACNQHDRNSLLSISPSFSPLLNWPSNANCCLWEGIACDPNGWVTHIWLPSRGLSGSIPPSLTNLTQLSHLNLSHNSFAGPLPDDFFSSLNHLKILDLSFNKLHGELPSLVTSNGSPISLQILDLSSNYFQGSLFQSPFLQAAWNLSSLNVSNNDFVGLIPSSICSNSNLVRLLDFSFNDFSGQIPHELGKCSKLEVFRAGFNSLIGPLPANIYHMLALREISLPSNQLSGPIGSDIVQLVNLTTIELNNNELNGTLPQNIGKLSNLEHLLLQMNNLGGTIPTSLLNCTNLERLSLLMNKLGGDISTFNFSKLPKLVIVDLGVNHFTGQLPVSLYTCKSLKAIRLARNMLEGQITSDILALQSLSFLSLSTVKLTNISGAIKILMGLHNLRVLLLAESFVNEIMPDENNLVDSVGFQNLRILSLCCCKLVGSVPTWLSKLRKLEVLILSWNQIRGPIPNFLGTLPRLYDIDLSNNFISGEFPQELTKLPALTSKQAYEEDDQIYQLMLGFFPLNSAPRYCESNAQYNRISSLGKGINVGNNSLSGNIPTEIGQLKFLRFLHLSQNNFSGNIPHQLSNLFNLEILDLSENNLSGEIPQSFKGLTFLSHFNVSCNNLQGAIPLGTQLQSFDASMYEGNPKLCGPPLPYQCQVVGVNNEDGSIQDEEDGHETRGFYIQKTDFV, encoded by the exons ATGTTCTCCATCTTCCCATGGATCTTATTCTCTTGCCTTATCCCTCCTTTGCTGAGTTATGCTTGCAACCAACATGATCGGAACTCTCTCTTGTCCATCTCTCCCAGCTTCTCTCCTCTTCTAAATTGGCCATCCAATGCCAATTGCTGTCTCTGGGAAGGGATTGCATGCGATCCTAATGGTTGGGTCACCCATATTTGGCTACCCTCTAGAGGCCTCAGCGGTAGCATCCCTCCATCTTTAACAAACCTTACACAACTCTCTCACCTCAATCTTTCCCACAATTCCTTTGCTGGACCACTTCCAGATGATTtcttttcatctttaaatcaccTGAAGATCCTTGATCTCAGCTTCAACAAATTGCATGGAGAATTACCGTCACTTGTTACATCAAATGGTTCACCCATCTCCCTCCAAATATTGGATTTGTCCAGCAATTACTTTCAAGGGTCATTATTCCAATCTCCATTTCTTCAGGCAGCATGGAATTTGTCAAGTCTTAATGTTAGCAACAATGACTTCGTTGGCCTTATCCCTTCCTCCATTTGTAGCAATTCCAACCTTGTTAGACTCTTGGatttctctttcaatgatttcAGTGGCCAAATCCCTCATGAACTAGGGAAATGCTCCAAGCTTGAGGTTTTTCGTGCAGGTTTCAACTCATTAATTGGACCACTTCCAGCTAACATTTATCACATGTTAGCATTGCGAGAAATTAGTTTACCTTCCAATCAACTCTCGGGACCGATTGGTAGTGACATTGTTCAGCTCGTTAACCTCACCACCATTGAGCTTAACAACAATGAACTGAATGGCACGCTCCCTCAAAATATCGGGAAGCTTTCTAACTTGGAACACCTGCTCCTCCAAATGAACAATTTAGGCGGTACAATTCCTACTTCCTTGTTGAATTGCACCAATTTGGAAAGATTGAGTTTGCTGATGAACAAATTAGGAGGTGATATCTCCACTTTTAATTTCTCCAAGCTTCCCAAACTTGTCATTGTTGACCTTGGCGTTAATCATTTCACAGGTCAATTGCCAGTAAGTCTTTACACATGCAAGTCCCTGAAAGCAATTAGACTTGCTCGTAACATGCTAGAAGGACAGATCACATCTGACATTCTTGCTTTGCAATCTCTTTCATTCCTTTCACTTAGTACAGTTAAGTTAACCAACATCTCAGGGGCAATAAAAATTCTAATGGGTTTGCACAACCTTAGGGTCCTCTTGCTTGCAGAAAGCTTTGTAAATGAGATAATGCCAGATGAAAACAACTTGGTTGATTCAGTTGGATTTCAAAATCTTCGAATTTTGAGTTTATGTTGCTGCAAACTTGTTGGATCAGTGCCAACATGGTTGTCAAAGCTTAGAAAGCTAGAGGTTCTTATACTATCATGGAACCAAATTAGAGGTCCAATTCCTAATTTCTTGGGGACTTTGCCAAGACTCTATGACATTGACTTGTCAAATAATTTCATTTCTGGAGAATTTCCACAGGAACTTACTAAACTGCCTGCGTTAACATCTAAGCAAGCTTATGAAGAAGATGATCAAATTTATCAACTTATGCTAGGGTTTTTTCCCCTCAATTCAGCTCCACGATATTGTGAATCTAATGCACAATACAATAGAATCTCAAGCTTGGGAAAAGGAATTAATGTGGGTAACAACAGCTTGAGTGGCAATATCCCCACTGAGATTGGTCAATTGAAGTTTCTTCGATTCTTGCATCTCTCTCAAAACAACTTCTCTGGCAACATTCCACATCAGCTATCCAACCTTTTTAACTTAGAAATACTAGACCTCTCCGAAAACAATCTTTCTGGTGAGATTCCACAATCGTTCAAAGGTCTCACTTTTTTGTCCCATTTTAATGTCTCATGCAACAATCTTCAAGGAGCAATACCATTGGGCACTCAACTTCAAAGCTTTGATGCTTCTATGTATGAGGGGAATCCTAAACTTTGTGGCCCCCCACTACCATACCAATGCCAAGTTGTTGGTGTCAATAATGAAGATGGGAGCATTCAAGATGAGGAAGACGGGCATGAAACTCGTGGGTTCTAT ATACAAAAGACCGATTTTGTGTGA
- the LOC131148914 gene encoding tyrosine-sulfated glycopeptide receptor 1-like isoform X1 — MFSIFPWILFSCLIPPLLSYACNQHDRNSLLSISPSFSPLLNWPSNANCCLWEGIACDPNGWVTHIWLPSRGLSGSIPPSLTNLTQLSHLNLSHNSFAGPLPDDFFSSLNHLKILDLSFNKLHGELPSLVTSNGSPISLQILDLSSNYFQGSLFQSPFLQAAWNLSSLNVSNNDFVGLIPSSICSNSNLVRLLDFSFNDFSGQIPHELGKCSKLEVFRAGFNSLIGPLPANIYHMLALREISLPSNQLSGPIGSDIVQLVNLTTIELNNNELNGTLPQNIGKLSNLEHLLLQMNNLGGTIPTSLLNCTNLERLSLLMNKLGGDISTFNFSKLPKLVIVDLGVNHFTGQLPVSLYTCKSLKAIRLARNMLEGQITSDILALQSLSFLSLSTVKLTNISGAIKILMGLHNLRVLLLAESFVNEIMPDENNLVDSVGFQNLRILSLCCCKLVGSVPTWLSKLRKLEVLILSWNQIRGPIPNFLGTLPRLYDIDLSNNFISGEFPQELTKLPALTSKQAYEEDDQIYQLMLGFFPLNSAPRYCESNAQYNRISSLGKGINVGNNSLSGNIPTEIGQLKFLRFLHLSQNNFSGNIPHQLSNLFNLEILDLSENNLSGEIPQSFKGLTFLSHFNVSCNNLQGAIPLGTQLQSFDASMYEGNPKLCGPPLPYQCQVVGVNNEDGSIQDEEDGHETRGFYVSMALGFITGFWAICGSLFFKPSWRYAYFQILTDTKDRFCVTLAVCKARVWSRIQT, encoded by the coding sequence ATGTTCTCCATCTTCCCATGGATCTTATTCTCTTGCCTTATCCCTCCTTTGCTGAGTTATGCTTGCAACCAACATGATCGGAACTCTCTCTTGTCCATCTCTCCCAGCTTCTCTCCTCTTCTAAATTGGCCATCCAATGCCAATTGCTGTCTCTGGGAAGGGATTGCATGCGATCCTAATGGTTGGGTCACCCATATTTGGCTACCCTCTAGAGGCCTCAGCGGTAGCATCCCTCCATCTTTAACAAACCTTACACAACTCTCTCACCTCAATCTTTCCCACAATTCCTTTGCTGGACCACTTCCAGATGATTtcttttcatctttaaatcaccTGAAGATCCTTGATCTCAGCTTCAACAAATTGCATGGAGAATTACCGTCACTTGTTACATCAAATGGTTCACCCATCTCCCTCCAAATATTGGATTTGTCCAGCAATTACTTTCAAGGGTCATTATTCCAATCTCCATTTCTTCAGGCAGCATGGAATTTGTCAAGTCTTAATGTTAGCAACAATGACTTCGTTGGCCTTATCCCTTCCTCCATTTGTAGCAATTCCAACCTTGTTAGACTCTTGGatttctctttcaatgatttcAGTGGCCAAATCCCTCATGAACTAGGGAAATGCTCCAAGCTTGAGGTTTTTCGTGCAGGTTTCAACTCATTAATTGGACCACTTCCAGCTAACATTTATCACATGTTAGCATTGCGAGAAATTAGTTTACCTTCCAATCAACTCTCGGGACCGATTGGTAGTGACATTGTTCAGCTCGTTAACCTCACCACCATTGAGCTTAACAACAATGAACTGAATGGCACGCTCCCTCAAAATATCGGGAAGCTTTCTAACTTGGAACACCTGCTCCTCCAAATGAACAATTTAGGCGGTACAATTCCTACTTCCTTGTTGAATTGCACCAATTTGGAAAGATTGAGTTTGCTGATGAACAAATTAGGAGGTGATATCTCCACTTTTAATTTCTCCAAGCTTCCCAAACTTGTCATTGTTGACCTTGGCGTTAATCATTTCACAGGTCAATTGCCAGTAAGTCTTTACACATGCAAGTCCCTGAAAGCAATTAGACTTGCTCGTAACATGCTAGAAGGACAGATCACATCTGACATTCTTGCTTTGCAATCTCTTTCATTCCTTTCACTTAGTACAGTTAAGTTAACCAACATCTCAGGGGCAATAAAAATTCTAATGGGTTTGCACAACCTTAGGGTCCTCTTGCTTGCAGAAAGCTTTGTAAATGAGATAATGCCAGATGAAAACAACTTGGTTGATTCAGTTGGATTTCAAAATCTTCGAATTTTGAGTTTATGTTGCTGCAAACTTGTTGGATCAGTGCCAACATGGTTGTCAAAGCTTAGAAAGCTAGAGGTTCTTATACTATCATGGAACCAAATTAGAGGTCCAATTCCTAATTTCTTGGGGACTTTGCCAAGACTCTATGACATTGACTTGTCAAATAATTTCATTTCTGGAGAATTTCCACAGGAACTTACTAAACTGCCTGCGTTAACATCTAAGCAAGCTTATGAAGAAGATGATCAAATTTATCAACTTATGCTAGGGTTTTTTCCCCTCAATTCAGCTCCACGATATTGTGAATCTAATGCACAATACAATAGAATCTCAAGCTTGGGAAAAGGAATTAATGTGGGTAACAACAGCTTGAGTGGCAATATCCCCACTGAGATTGGTCAATTGAAGTTTCTTCGATTCTTGCATCTCTCTCAAAACAACTTCTCTGGCAACATTCCACATCAGCTATCCAACCTTTTTAACTTAGAAATACTAGACCTCTCCGAAAACAATCTTTCTGGTGAGATTCCACAATCGTTCAAAGGTCTCACTTTTTTGTCCCATTTTAATGTCTCATGCAACAATCTTCAAGGAGCAATACCATTGGGCACTCAACTTCAAAGCTTTGATGCTTCTATGTATGAGGGGAATCCTAAACTTTGTGGCCCCCCACTACCATACCAATGCCAAGTTGTTGGTGTCAATAATGAAGATGGGAGCATTCAAGATGAGGAAGACGGGCATGAAACTCGTGGGTTCTATGTGAGTATGGCGCTTGGATTCATCACAGGGTTTTGGGCAATATGCGGCAGTTTATTCTTCAAACCTTCTTGGAGGTATGCTTACTTCCAAATTTTGACAGATACAAAAGACCGATTTTGTGTGACACTAGCCGTTTGCAAGGCTAGAGTTTGGAGCAGGATTCAAACTTAA